The candidate division TA06 bacterium genome segment ACAGGTGAAGGCCATATTGGAAAACAGAAAGGGCGGCAGCCCGATCTCCTGGGCCCTGCGCTGGGTCTGGAATGACGAGCGCGTCCCGCTGCTGCTTTCCGGGATGAGCACCATGGAGCAGGTGGAGGAGAACCTGAAACTCGCCGATCAGGCCCGGGCCGGGTCGTTCTCGCCCGAAGACCTGAAGGTCATTGACCGGGTGCGCTCCCTGTACAACCGTATGGTGGACATCGACTGCACCAACTGCAAATACTGCCTGCCCTGCCCGTCCGGGGTCAACATCCCCCGCAACTTTGAGCTTTACAATGATGGCTACCGCTACGGGAATTTCGGCAACCCGGCCTTCTTCTACTGGACATGGTTCAAACCGTCGGAACGGGCCGAGAACTGCATCAATTGCGGGATCTGCGAAAAGAAATGCCCCCAGGGGATTCAGATCCGGGCAGAGCTGAAAAAGGTGAGGGAGGCCCTGGCCAAAAAATGAGGCGCCTGGTCCCAATATCTCTTTTACTGCTGATGTCCGCCGGTCTAGGGTGCACCTATCACCCGGACCTTAAAAAAGATTTTCAGATGAGCCTGGACGGCTCCAAGTTCGTCTGGGAATCGGCCCCGGCGGTGGCCTACATCTACGGCGGACCGGAAAGCGTGCTGGAAAGACCGGCTACCATCAGGATCATTCTGCCCAACCTCGGTCCGAGCCGGCACCCCCTGCCCGGCATGGAGATCATGTTCGATGAAGATGTCTTCGCTGACAGTAACCAGGTAACGGCGTCAGGCAAATCTCATGAAATCTCGGTGGACCTCCGCCCTTCGTTCCGTCCCATGGGAAAGGGGGGGATGCTGGTGGGATATACCTCTCATGATCCCCGGGCAACAGTGACAGTTAGGATCAGCAAGCTTGACGCCAGGTCCTACGGAAGCGTGGAAGGAAAGATAATCTATGCCAAGCTTTGGGGGTACTACTATGATTTCGAGAGCGGTGAGATCACCCAACCGCCCCAGCCGATGATGCTGGAGATCTGGAACTGGCCGTTCGGGGCCAAGCTGGAGCAGAAGTATCCGGGCGACGAGTAGAACCCAACCCCCGTCCCCTTCCCCACAAGGGAAGGGGAGCAAGGGTTATGTCAAATGAGAGAATATGATTCCAACCAACAAACACCATCTGGTCACGGACCTGAATTTCAAGACCATAGAGCAGAAGCCCACCCGCTTCGGCTATGCCGAGGCTTTGCTGGAGCTGGGGCGGGTCAATCAAGATGTGGTGGTGCTGGACGCAGACCTGGCCAAGTCAACCCTCAGCGGAAAATTTCAGGAGAAATATCCCCAGCGCTTTTTTAACATCGGCATAGCCGAGCAGAACATGCTGGGCATGGCCGGGGGGCTGTCATTAGCCGGGAAGATACCCTTCGTCAATACTTATGGCGTTTTTCTGGCCGGGCGGGCCTGGGATCAGATCCGGACCTCCGTCTGCTACGGGGACCTGAACGTCAAGATAATCGGGGCGCACGGCGGCCTGTCGGTGGGCCCGGACGGCGCCACCCACCAGGCCCTGGAAGAGATAGCGCTTATGCGGGTCCTGCCCAACATGCGGGTCATCGTGCCTTGCGATTCCAATCAGGCCTACCAGGCCACGCTGGAAGCGGCCAAAATAAAAGGTCCGGTGTATATCAGATTAGGGCGCGAACCGGTGCCGGTGATCACTACTGACAAAACGCCGTTTCATTTTGGCAAAGCCCAGACCTGCCGTCAGGGCAATGACGTGACGATCTTCGCCTGCGGGCTGATGGTCTACCTTTCGCTGGTAGCAGCCGAAAAGCTTGAAAAGAAAGGCATCTCGGCCCGGGTCATTAATCTTCACCCTGTAAAACCGATTGATAAGAAGGCCATCATCAAGGCGGCCAAAGAGACCAGGTGCATAGTCACCGCCGAGGAGCACCAGCAGATGGCCGGCTTCGGTTCGGCCATAGCGGAAGTGGTGGTGCAGAACTGCCCGGTGCCGATGGAAATGGTGGGGGTGCGGGACACCTTTGGAGAGTCGGGCCAGCCCTGGGAGTTGCTGAAGAAGTATAATCTACTTGATGGAGACATTATAAAAGCCGCTACACAAGCTGTTAAAAGGAAAAGCAAATAGTTTTATAAAGGTAATATAGAAACATGAGCAGACTTAATAAACCTTCTGTTATTAACCATATTGCAGAAGCTCGGGAAGAATTACAAGCAATTGAGGGCTACTTATCCTCTAATAAGGATTATTCGGAAATTGAACTTCAAATCGGTCTTGAACATGCATACCATCACCTAAATTTTGCCTGGAATACACGACGAGCAACGGATAAAAAAATAAAAAATATGTCGGACGCAGAATGGAATCAGTATGGTAAATTCCCCAAGGACATAGAACTGCTTAAACTGCCATTGGTAAGGAAAAAGGAAAATAAATAAAACCTACGGATAAGAAGGAAAAACAATGAACTGGAAAATCTTTGGAGCCGCATTCGTCACCCTGTTCCTGGCCGAGCTGGGCGACAAGACCCAACTGGCCGTGATCACCATGACCTCGGAATCCAAGAGCTGGCTCTCGGTCTTTTTGGGCGGCAGTCTGGCCCTGGTCTGCGTAACCCTGATCGGGGCGCTGTTCGGGCAGGCCATCATCAAGGTCATCCCGCAGAACATCCTGCATTACGTCGCCGGGGGGCTGTTCATCGTGATGGGCGTGCTGGCGATATTAGGGAAGCTTTAATTTAGCCACAGAGACACAAAGGCGCAGAGGGTGATAAAAAAAGGGATAGGATAAATATCATGAAGAAAACCTTGATGGTGCTTTTCTGTCTGTCGATAGGATCAACGGTATTTGCTTTGCCGATCAGCTCCAGGACCGGGTTAAGTATCGGTAAATTCTATGATTCCCCAAGTTACAACGGCAATGCCTTTCAATTTGAATCGGGAGTGCGGGCCGGCAAATATTTATTGTTTAGTACGGGCATTTTGCTGGAATATTTCAAGTATATCAAATTACCTGCCGGTACATGGATCCCCGAAGATCGCATAGTAAGTCAGGACAAGCATCAGTATGCTTATGGCGGTTCAATAACCCTGGGGATTGGCCATAGAATGGGACCGCATCTGATATATAGATTTAAAAGAGTTCACACATATCACGAAACAGTGATCGAGGAATTTATCAACGATTCCGGCAATTATCGGACCATTACCGAAACCAGGGTAGAACCGGCATACGATGTCATTTTCGGCTTACACGGGAAGATCCCCAGAACAGATCTATATCTGGTGTGTGAGATAACCCCCTGGTCAAGGATATGGAATGTGGCAAGGAACACGATAACTTTAGGGATTGGTTACGAGATCGGTTTGGGTAATATTCACAAAGGACTGAGGAGGTAAGACGGGAAATCCTCTGTGTCTCTGTGCCTCTGTGGCAAATGAAATAAACTATTGAAAGGATATACCATGAAGTTTGCAGCCAAGATGGAGAAACTGAAGGTCGAGACAGCCTTCGAGATGATGGCCAAGGCCAAAAAACTGGAGGCCGAGGGCAAGAAGATCATCCACCTGGAGATCGGAGAGCCGGACTTCGAAACCCCCAAGAACATCAAGGAAGCCGCCAAGAAGGCCCTGGACGCCGGCAAGACCCATTACGGGCCGTCGGCCGGACTGCCCGAGCACCGCAAGGCCATCGCCGAGTACTACTCCAAGGAGATCGGCGTCCAGTACGGGCCGGAGAACGTGGTGGTGACCCCAGGCGCCAAGCCCATCATGTCTTTCGCCATCACCGCCCTGCTGGAAGAGGGCGACGAGTGCCTGGTGCCGGACCCCGGCTTTCCCATCTACCAGTCCATGGTCAAGTTCAACGGCGGGGTGCCGGTGCCGCTGCCGCTGCGGGAGGCCAACGACTTCCGTCTGGATGTCAATGAGCTTAAATCCAAGATCACCAAGAAGACCAAACTGATCATCCTGAACTCGCCCCACAACCCCACCGGCGGGATCTTGACCAGGGACGACCTGAAGGCGGTGGCCGACATAGCGGTCAACAATAACATCCCGGTGCTGTCGGACGAGATCTACGACCGGATGATCTACGAAGGCAAGTTCGAGAGCATCGCCCAGTTTGAAGGGATGAAGGACCTGACCATCATCCTCAACGGCTACTCCAAGACCTACGCCATGACCGGCTGGCGGGTGGGTTACGGCCTGATGCCCACGGCGCTAGTGGACCACATGGCCCAGTTGATGACCAACATCAACTCCTGCACCGCCACCTTCAGCCAGATCGCCTGCATCGAGGCCTTAAAAGGCCCGCAGGACGAGGTCACCGCCATGATGACCGAGTTCAAGAAGC includes the following:
- a CDS encoding transketolase family protein — translated: MIPTNKHHLVTDLNFKTIEQKPTRFGYAEALLELGRVNQDVVVLDADLAKSTLSGKFQEKYPQRFFNIGIAEQNMLGMAGGLSLAGKIPFVNTYGVFLAGRAWDQIRTSVCYGDLNVKIIGAHGGLSVGPDGATHQALEEIALMRVLPNMRVIVPCDSNQAYQATLEAAKIKGPVYIRLGREPVPVITTDKTPFHFGKAQTCRQGNDVTIFACGLMVYLSLVAAEKLEKKGISARVINLHPVKPIDKKAIIKAAKETRCIVTAEEHQQMAGFGSAIAEVVVQNCPVPMEMVGVRDTFGESGQPWELLKKYNLLDGDIIKAATQAVKRKSK
- a CDS encoding TMEM165/GDT1 family protein, translating into MNWKIFGAAFVTLFLAELGDKTQLAVITMTSESKSWLSVFLGGSLALVCVTLIGALFGQAIIKVIPQNILHYVAGGLFIVMGVLAILGKL
- a CDS encoding pyridoxal phosphate-dependent aminotransferase, with the translated sequence MKFAAKMEKLKVETAFEMMAKAKKLEAEGKKIIHLEIGEPDFETPKNIKEAAKKALDAGKTHYGPSAGLPEHRKAIAEYYSKEIGVQYGPENVVVTPGAKPIMSFAITALLEEGDECLVPDPGFPIYQSMVKFNGGVPVPLPLREANDFRLDVNELKSKITKKTKLIILNSPHNPTGGILTRDDLKAVADIAVNNNIPVLSDEIYDRMIYEGKFESIAQFEGMKDLTIILNGYSKTYAMTGWRVGYGLMPTALVDHMAQLMTNINSCTATFSQIACIEALKGPQDEVTAMMTEFKKRRDFIVERINRIPKLSCRKPAGAFYVFVNIKQTGMDSRKFTDFLLNDCGICALAGANFGAEGEGYVRFSYANTIENLAESADRIEKALSKLS